A DNA window from Anaerocolumna sp. AGMB13020 contains the following coding sequences:
- a CDS encoding pre-toxin TG domain-containing protein: protein MVRQLGREIIDKYTWLERANITMGYSTNLLFDFVDLDDLCKDIEGELDSQSLGAGFSSQGQRIDEFVEHRSALLNYTSDVLYDIDEYLENPLYKGFNNAVDLMAAIDMRDAKTDNTIGLQEHTSMYVGAGMYDEVGGDMLSLNLEDFIGSRNKNKSLTNYQKVDDFADLFAKDYENMVNNDKIDPSKKTLQEYLDSLVLKEFAHKKDSPFWMELLESLSEITVVIPMIEAATGKTLITGDYLTGDEQAFKVVSGVVSLATLGYGAYGAIVTKGGGAAFGKIFAADILAEAVSGSTVIVCDKAGVPSTVTVALAIFLGSTTGVIADKALLKNIPSLKNGIEIDDTVKYKKYWDDVANGKYDIPYGMTSEEYAQYLKGLDKVDNAIKGSDDVIKGGSTSVQHAVGSANQAQSVLDGINPKYFNTESRFGKGFYVGGDGKTIVAELAEHGNKANYAISYDMNLSGQKVLDLTNPQVSSQWDYIPKLTSTDACKEIGTLARNQGYDAIIFQSYRGDGINYVIYNNFDDILIPRIVTPID from the coding sequence ACACCTGGCTGGAGAGAGCAAATATTACCATGGGTTATTCCACGAACCTCCTCTTTGATTTCGTTGATCTGGATGATCTGTGCAAGGATATCGAAGGCGAACTGGACTCCCAATCCCTGGGAGCAGGCTTTTCTTCCCAAGGGCAGCGGATCGATGAGTTCGTGGAACATAGAAGTGCGTTGTTAAACTATACCAGTGATGTCTTATATGATATTGATGAATATCTGGAAAATCCACTTTATAAAGGGTTTAATAATGCCGTGGATCTGATGGCTGCCATTGATATGAGAGATGCAAAAACAGATAATACAATAGGGCTACAGGAACATACAAGTATGTATGTAGGTGCTGGAATGTATGATGAGGTTGGGGGAGATATGCTCTCTCTTAATCTGGAGGATTTTATAGGCAGCCGTAATAAGAATAAAAGTCTCACTAATTATCAGAAAGTAGATGATTTTGCGGATTTATTTGCAAAAGACTATGAAAATATGGTAAATAATGATAAAATAGACCCAAGTAAAAAGACTTTGCAGGAGTATCTGGACAGCCTGGTATTAAAAGAATTCGCCCATAAAAAGGACTCCCCCTTCTGGATGGAACTATTAGAATCGTTAAGCGAGATTACTGTCGTTATTCCCATGATTGAGGCAGCAACGGGTAAAACCCTTATAACAGGAGATTATCTGACGGGTGATGAACAAGCTTTTAAGGTAGTATCAGGGGTAGTAAGCCTGGCGACCTTAGGATATGGAGCGTATGGAGCGATAGTCACGAAAGGCGGGGGAGCAGCTTTCGGTAAAATTTTTGCTGCGGATATACTGGCTGAGGCAGTGTCAGGGTCAACCGTAATTGTTTGTGATAAGGCAGGAGTGCCTTCTACTGTGACGGTCGCTTTGGCGATTTTTTTAGGATCTACTACAGGAGTCATTGCGGATAAAGCATTGCTTAAAAATATACCATCGCTTAAAAACGGAATTGAGATTGATGATACTGTAAAATACAAAAAATATTGGGATGATGTTGCTAATGGGAAGTATGATATACCTTACGGAATGACATCTGAGGAATATGCTCAGTATTTGAAAGGTCTGGATAAGGTTGATAACGCTATTAAAGGGTCAGATGATGTAATTAAGGGTGGCAGTACATCTGTTCAACATGCTGTTGGAAGTGCTAATCAAGCGCAAAGTGTTTTAGATGGGATTAATCCAAAATATTTTAATACTGAGAGCAGATTTGGTAAAGGATTCTACGTTGGTGGAGATGGTAAAACAATAGTTGCAGAACTAGCAGAACATGGAAATAAAGCAAATTACGCAATTAGTTACGATATGAATTTGTCAGGACAGAAGGTGCTAGATTTAACGAATCCGCAAGTATCATCGCAATGGGATTATATACCCAAACTTACATCTACGGATGCTTGTAAAGAAATAGGCACATTAGCTAGAAACCAAGGATATGATGCAATAATATTTCAATCATATCGAGGTGATGGCATAAATTATGTTATTTATAATAATTTTGATGATATTTTAATTCCTAGAATAGTAACACCAATAGATTAG
- a CDS encoding internalin N-terminal domain-containing protein: MAKSIHFWSDSKYLWITSTDTADFHGECLLLQELQRLQKTYELLLKLCVILTLCAVAFQVNSVEATGITPPTPIIQITLFARPPKLPPSHTEKSQEKIKFFILSQRT; this comes from the coding sequence GTGGCTAAGTCTATCCATTTCTGGTCGGACTCAAAATATCTTTGGATAACATCCACGGATACCGCCGACTTTCATGGAGAATGTCTGCTCCTGCAAGAACTGCAGAGACTTCAAAAGACTTACGAACTGCTTTTGAAGTTGTGTGTGATATTAACTCTCTGTGCCGTCGCATTTCAAGTTAATTCTGTAGAAGCGACAGGTATTACACCGCCTACCCCTATTATACAAATCACACTTTTTGCAAGACCGCCAAAACTGCCACCATCTCATACAGAAAAATCACAAGAGAAAATCAAATTCTTCATTCTCAGCCAAAGAACATAG
- a CDS encoding rolling circle replication-associated protein, whose translation MRIKKMDSKSIILHEETEVKFKTAGNTREVQFSAGVNRRCPIQNISKDKYLDRETGEIKERKKSENRYQSPKSVRKSINKLMDLIRCNATETSYCKWLTLTYADAKTNHEKVYEDGKIFLRRLQRYLNNQTDLSDGQKTFKRITVAEPQGEKHDNSWHLHILLIFEDVAPFIINDTITELWGHGITDTHKVYDADGLALYFKVYLSDVEYTEGDENYDVVKKAVNRESKQFIKGGRLKYYPTGMPLFSASRGMSRPMVEKISHKEAMERVSDFTLVYQETFLIGDECKVGNIIDKRYYKKQ comes from the coding sequence ATGCGAATTAAAAAAATGGATTCAAAATCAATTATTCTCCATGAGGAGACCGAAGTAAAATTCAAAACAGCGGGAAACACCCGAGAAGTCCAATTTTCTGCAGGAGTTAACAGAAGATGTCCGATACAGAATATCTCTAAGGACAAATACCTTGATAGAGAAACTGGAGAAATCAAAGAGAGAAAGAAATCTGAGAACCGTTACCAGTCTCCTAAAAGCGTCAGAAAGAGTATTAACAAACTGATGGATTTGATACGGTGTAATGCCACAGAGACAAGCTATTGTAAATGGCTTACTCTGACTTATGCGGATGCAAAGACAAATCATGAAAAAGTATATGAAGATGGAAAAATATTTCTGAGGAGATTGCAACGATATTTGAATAACCAGACTGATTTATCAGATGGTCAAAAGACGTTTAAACGTATTACAGTAGCAGAGCCACAGGGCGAGAAGCATGATAATTCATGGCATCTGCATATCCTGTTGATATTTGAAGATGTAGCACCGTTTATAATAAATGATACAATAACAGAGTTATGGGGGCATGGGATAACAGATACACATAAAGTTTATGATGCAGATGGTCTTGCCTTGTATTTCAAAGTTTATCTTAGTGATGTTGAATATACTGAGGGTGATGAAAATTATGATGTAGTAAAAAAAGCTGTGAACAGAGAGTCAAAGCAGTTTATCAAAGGTGGCAGACTTAAATATTATCCCACAGGAATGCCACTTTTCTCAGCCAGTAGAGGCATGAGCCGACCAATGGTAGAGAAAATAAGCCATAAAGAAGCAATGGAACGTGTCAGTGATTTTACATTGGTGTACCAAGAAACATTTTTGATTGGTGATGAGTGTAAAGTAGGAAATATTATTGATAAAAGATATTATAAGAAGCAATGA